A genomic window from Diospyros lotus cultivar Yz01 chromosome 2, ASM1463336v1, whole genome shotgun sequence includes:
- the LOC127795977 gene encoding acyl-CoA--sterol O-acyltransferase 1-like: protein MDGAREIYYENYSMEGEIINFVKVWFSVIVSLTYCSFTAKLLPKGLPRLLAFLPVICLFLALPFNLHSMHLGGMTVFFLVWLANFKLLLFAFHRGPLSDASLSLPQFIAIGCLPIKLQEKVPGNNRTRKAHKSLWNYAIKALLIALFLRVYDYGDQIHHKIILVVYCLHIYLMLELMLAVVAALARATLGSELEPQFNEPYLSTSLQDFWGRRWNLMVTRTLRPTVYEPVLGVAARLVGREWAMVPAVLSTFAVSALMHELIFFYLGRTRPTWEITWFFLLHGACLVAENGVKKAARGRWGLPRVVATPLTLGFVVGTGFWLFFPQLLRCKADVRAFEEYAMAWAFLKGTLPLPRFNVSTSSSSAATAA from the coding sequence AGTAATCGTATCCCTAACCTACTGCTCCTTCACCGCCAAGCTTCTCCCCAAGGGCCTGCCCCGATTGCTCGCATTTCTTCCGGTGATCTGCCTCTTCCTGGCCCTCCCTTTCAATCTCCACTCCATGCATCTCGGCGGCATGACCGTCTTCTTCCTCGTATGGCTCGCCAACTTCAAGCTCCTCCTCTTCGCCTTCCACAGGGGCCCCCTCTCcgacgcctctctctctctcccccaatTCATCGCTATTGGTTGCCTCCCCATCAAGCTCCAAGAAAAAGTACCCGGAAACAATCGCACCCGAAAAGCCCATAAATCTCTCTGGAACTACGCCATAAAGGCCCTTCTCATCGCCTTGTTTCTGCGTGTCTACGATTACGGCGACCAGATTCATCACAAGATCATACTGGTTGTGTATTGCTTACACATATACTTGATGCTGGAGCTTATGCTGGCCGTCGTGGCGGCTCTGGCCCGAGCCACGCTGGGATCGGAGCTGGAGCCGCAGTTCAACGAGCCGTACCTCTCGACGTCGCTGCAAGACTTCTGGGGGAGGCGGTGGAACCTGATGGTGACGCGCACGCTGCGGCCGACCGTGTACGAGCCAGTGCTGGGGGTGGCGGCGCGGCTCGTGGGGCGGGAGTGGGCTATGGTGCCTGCCGTGCTGAGCACGTTCGCGGTGTCGGCCCTGATGCACGAGCTGATATTCTTCTACCTGGGCCGGACGAGGCCCACTTGGGAGATCACGTGGTTCTTCCTGCTCCACGGGGCGTGCCTGGTGGCGGAGAACGGGGTGAAGAAGGCAGCGAGGGGGAGGTGGGGGCTCCCGAGGGTGGTGGCGACCCCGCTGACGCTGGGGTTCGTGGTGGGGACGGGGTTTTGGCTGTTCTTCCCGCAGCTGCTGCGGTGCAAGGCCGACGTGCGGGCATTTGAAGAGTACGCGATGGCGTGGGCGTTTCTCAAGGGGACTCTACCGCTGCCACGTTTCAACGTCTCTACCTCATCCTCCTCCGCCGCCACGGCGGCTTAA